In Phaseolus vulgaris cultivar G19833 chromosome 3, P. vulgaris v2.0, whole genome shotgun sequence, the sequence ACAAACTTCACAAATATCAACTAATAATTTGAATAACGAGtatctgtttttctatttttatgcaACAAACCATCTCTCATATATTCCTATATGTcacaaataaaattgaaaagaaaaattcacATACACACAACTCACCCAATATTTTTGAATGAATTAAATTGAAATGAAATTCTGTATCTGGAAGTGGATATGTTTGGAcgtaaaattattaaaagagaGAACTTTACtgttaatatttttgtattattaataaaggAGCTCTAAAAAATTCCATCAAACTTTTACTAAAATAAGTTTAGTCTTTAACTGAACATGGTTAACttcataaaagagaaaaatgtcaGCAGGTACTAAAACcactaaacaaaaaattaataatttttattgacaaatatatatttcaatttaaatttgTGTAAGAAAAGGCCATAAAACAAATATTGGTATTGTTTTGGGGAAAGAAGAGTGTGGGACCCGGATAAATAAGGGACAAAGTGGGAAAAGTCAACAACAGTTCATCTTCAAAACCGcttctttcttcaatttctcAGTTCGTCAATGGTGACTGCTCTCTTTATCAGCCAATcacaaaatttagaattttcagtgtatttttaacttttattgcCACTAATAGTATATAAATACTGTTGTACTATGtcttcatttatatatacacacagagagacagaaaaatagaaagagagagagagagagtctAACTAgaaaatttttcttttctttgaaaACCTAGTGAGACTCTGTGTCAGACTTTGTGAAGTGAACCCCATCAGAGTCCCAGAATCATGAAGAAAGGAAACTTGGGGCTTGGTCTCAAACTCTCAGTTCCTGTTTCTGATCAATCTAATTTTGCCAAGTTCCTGTGAGTCTCCCTTTCTATCCCTCTCTGCGTTGTGCGTGATTGTGAATGTGATTGGTTAATTATGGTTGGGTTTTGACCAAATGGAATTGTTGGTATGTGGGGGTGTTGTAGGACTGAAAGTGGGACTTTTAAGGATGGGGATCTGCTTGTCAACAGGGATGGAGTTCGAATTGTTTCTCAGAGTGATGTCGAAGCTGTAACATATTTCTCTCACCTTTTTCTTTTCCTAAAGAATATATCTTTTTGTGCATTCTTGCGTCTGCAGATTGTTTATTTCTTTGTCTCAGTAAATGGCCAATCCGATTGATGAattgattattttcttaaagAATATATCTTTTTGTGCATTCTTGCCTTTGCAGATTGTATATTTGTTTGTTTCAGTAAATGTCCATCCTATTGGTCAGTTGTTTCTTTTTGTAAAGAACATATCTTTTTTGTGTATTCTTGCCTTTGCAGAttgtttatttgtttgtttcaaTATATATCCACTCCGATTGCTCAATTGTTTCTTTTCTTGAATTTGATCTTTTGGATCTGATGAAATGCATTGTAATAAGGGATTCCTGATTTTTCTGTACATTCATTGTTATCAGGTTTCAAACCCAAGTGGAGTATTGTATGTtttgaaatgaataaaaaaattgcgAGGTGGATTATTTGCTGTTTTCCCTGGCCCTTATTTTCTTGTATATGTTGGTGGGTTGGTGGCGGTTGTAGTGGCGGTTGTAGTGGCGGTGATGGGGCTATCCTTTGCTACTGTTTTTCAAAGTGAAGCAAATTTGTTAACGATGTTCTACATTTTATATCTTATTGGTGTAGTGTCTTTAATCAAATGGAGAACAAGTTGCACGTTTATCAAGTGAAACTGAGCTCAGCACAAGTCATCCAATTCACGAGCCACTAAACAAATCGAGTCTTTAAATTCATTTCCCTGTAAAACAAAGTTTGTTGCACAAAATTGTTTGCATTGTCCTCTTCTTCCTTTATAATCAACACTTTCAGCAATTTCTGACGTATTAACTGTTAATCATGATAAAAAAACATCAATCTGACTAATTATAATGGAAAACTTCGTACCCTTACTCTTATATGGTCAATACATTGTAGAAAACAAAATGAGTTAGTAGTAGATACCCATGTTTTTATCAGTGACCAAGTTTAAATTTATTCCTGCTAAACTTCACATATCTATAGCTGTGCATTCCAACAGTGATTTATGGTATAAAAAGAGCAGCACTTGGGAGGCTTGAATGTTGGACTTTCTGCATTTTTTACCCCGTCAAAATATGCAATACATGTGCTGGTTGAATTTCTGACAATTTATTGTATATGGTTTTAAAATTCGTGATATGTTTTCAGGCACCTCCAATCAAGCCTACAGACGACCAGTTAACTTTGGCAGATGTAGATGTCATCAAAGTTGTTGGAAAGGGAAATGGAGGGGTTGTCCAATTGGTACAACACAAATGGACTAGTCAGTTTTTTGCATTGAAGGTACACTTGCTGCATGTTGCATACGGTGCTTTGAATTTGCATAGTCTGTTCTCTTATTTCTAGTTCATTTATCCTTGTATTGGCATTCCCTACCCTTTTACATACTTTCTGATGATGCCATTCCCCTCACCATTACATCCATTTCTTTGAGCTTTGAATTAGTGCTTAATGATTTAATTTCATTTGCAGTAGTTTATTTCATTCAAATAGAAATTTAGTTCACTGCAAATTTGTTGCTGGTGCTTTCCTTGTTATGTCAGAACACGATACAAACCAATAATAGGAATgggaaagaaaagaaatgttttatttaataggTGAAGAGAACCAGGGATAGGAGTTACATCTCTCCTCCAAGGGTCTTTCCTCCAAGGTTTTCCCGTTCACAAAGAGCCAGTGTTCTATTTACAAGTGACAACTTATTCCTGAATCCAGCTATCGTACCTCCTTCCctatttgtatctaattagtcTCTCTGACTAACTAACCGATTAATATTCTAGATCCGAACTTTGCACCTCAGGACTGTGTTTAACATCTAAACTCCCCTTCTCCTTTCCTCTGATTTAAGGGGGTTCTCATCCCTAGGAACTTGTATATATTAATCAATCATCTTAAGGAGATGCTGAATCAGTTATAACGAAATAGGTAACTGTGGGAGGGAGCTGGTCCTTCTCTAGAGTTGGCTTTTCTTTAATGTCTCAGTCTTTTCTTTTGCAATCGGATAGTTATACAACATTTTTActctgtttttctattttattttgatacCAACAAACtaataaatttctttttgtttatataaaaacCTTAATATTTGTCACTTATATCTGCATTCTTCACAATTCAGGTCATTCAAATGAATATTGAAGAGTCTATGCGAAAGCAGATTGCACAAGAGCTGAAAATTAATCAACAGGCACAGTGTCCTTATGTTGTTGTCTGCTATCAATCATTTTATGAAAACGGTGTCATATCAATCATCTTAGAGTACATGGATGGGGGTTCCTTAGCTGATCTACTGAGGAAAGTTAAAACAATTCCAGAGCCTTTTCTTGCTGCCATCTGTAAGCAGGTAAGAAGAAAGGAATTTACGTTCAGTCTTGTACCCGCAATACTTTTCACTGAATCCCAAACAAGATCTGAtctctttctcttttaatgATGTAGGTGCTGAAGGGTTTAGTTTACCTTCACCATGAAAAGCATATTATCCACAGAGACTTAAAACCCTCTAATTTGTTAATAAATCATATAGGAGAAGTAAAGATTACTGACTTTGGTGTGAGTGCAATTATGGAAAGTACATCTGGTCAAGCAAATACCTTCATTGGAACTTACAACTATATGTCTGTGAGTAATAGGTGCAACTATATTTATCAATTTACCTCCAGAATATACCAGTGTTGCCTAGAATATAACATTCACTGCCAATTTTACAGCCAGAGAGAATCAATGGAAACCTGCGAGGCTACAACTACAAAAGTGATATATGGAGTTTGGGGCTGATATTGCTTGAGTGTGCTTTGGGGCGATTTCCATATACACCAGAAGATCAAAGTGAAAGTTGGGAAAGCATTTTCGAGCTTATTGAAACCATTGTTGATAAACCTCCTCCTATTCCTCCATCTGAACAATTTTCTACAGAATTTTGCTCATTTATCTCAGCATGGTAAGTGTTAGGTATGATACTAGTTGTGTGCAGACAAGAATCTTTATccattaaaagaaaatgaaacacAACCACACACATAAAGAACACTAACGTAACTTTAGCAGTTTCTTCAAGATCATCCTGACATTAGTGTGAATGTTTGAGGAGTTTTATTTTGCAGAAATGTAATGCACTTGCCATACCTACGAaccattattttatttagaattatatttttaaggtgtctttcttaatttctttgaaCAAACATGTGTTTGAGCATATAGACGTTAGCATTTCCGTTATTCTGATGGCTTTTATGCCAGAAACTCCGTTTTACTATGTGTCTGCTGATCTTCCTTATTCAATCTTCGTGTTGTTTAGTCTACAGAAAGACCCAAAGAATCGACTGTCAGCTCAGGAATTAATGGTATATGTAAATCTTGCTTATGTACACATACCACGGAGAATATTGTCTTTCTCATGCTAAATATCTGATTGAAATTTCAGGAACATCCTTTTGTCAACTTGTATGATGACTCGGAGGTGAATCTTTCATCTTACTTCTCCAATGCTGGATCTCCTCTTGCTACCTTGTAAAGGTTTGTATTCCAATCTTGGACTCtactataatttataaattgaagtAGAATGTTATTCTTTTGTTGTTTATTTAAGAATCTATCAGGTTTTCTTAAATGGAGATCCCTATATGAGTATAATGTAGATCATAGGCAAAAGTAGTTTTTCTTCTGTATTGAGgaatttgtttgttttggagctcatttttttttaagttgacGAGATCCTTTGTTATGAAAGCTTGTCCTATTTGGTTATGATTCTTGAAATTCAGATATTGTTTCCTAAATCACAATGGTAGGATGTACTTTAATGCAACCATCCAGTTTCAGACACTAGTATTTCTGGATATTTAGTATTTCTAAACAGTGGATGTTGTTTGTAAccagtttttctttttctgttgtAGAACACTGCTTGCAAATATGAGGAGCGTTTGCAGATGGGTTGAAGAACCAGCTCCTAGAGTTACGTCAAAGATTATTCTGTACTTAGTTGTTGAGTGATTGAGTTCAAGGATTTGTTGAGAAACTTAGAGTTGCAAGGGTCAAGAAATTACAGCAAAATGTTTAAAGTTTTATGATTGCAACAGAATGTATCAATGGGATTTGCCTGAGTTGCTGATAATATGATCTGATGTACAAACCTTTATGAGATAAAGGTTTTGTCGGGCAGTCCCAAATGAACGTTAAATTTGAGTCACGCTAGCTGACAGTTTCTCAAGCTATATTTGAGACTTTGTATTTGGTTAAGTCTTGTCAAATTGCCTGATTGATGTTGGAGTTTTTATTGCGTGAAAATTACTAACAGTCAAATTTACGAGTGGCTCCAAGGTGCGTATGTAATAAACTATTTTCTGAACAATTGATTAACTAACACAATGTTGGCtcataaatttttcaaaataaaaaaaaaaatgttatgctTGGAAAGCTCCCACAGAGACTCGGTGAAATCTCATCCAAGCTGAATGTACCCTTGTACAGTGCGAATCTTAGCATATATAACTTAACCCTGGTGAAAAACTGAGGGGCTAAAATGTGCCAATGGCtctaaaatacaataaataaatagctTAAAATGAAGATGTTCCAGAAGTGAAACACATCACTTTAAGGCTTTCTCTTAATTTTTCTTTGAGCCTTTAAGTCTATCACAATTACAGAGATGTTATCTTGGCTTCCCCTGTGAATGGCAAGCTTTGTTAGATACTCTGCAGCAGACTGTGCTGCCGGATCAGCTCCTTCGCCAAGTCCTGTTGCTCCGTTTTCACCAAACTTTTTGTGCCAAACAAGGATTCTCTTCCTAGCAACCTCGCAGGCTTCTTCATTTGTCATTACATCCCATAAACCATCACTTGCTAGAATGAGACACTGATCATTTTTCTCTCTACGCACAATATTGACTTCAGGTTCTGGAATTATCCATGGCTTGAGGTATCTATCACCTGTAGTTGAATAAGAAGAAAATTTAGTCTAAAGAGATTATATTTATGTAGCAAAAAAGGTGCACACCGAAATGATGATGAAGGAAACGTACTAAAGCCACTTTCTGTTCCAAAGATTAACTTTTTAATGTCTTTGGACATGAAATATTGTTACATGGTACAATTTATCGTGTTTCCagataattttatttgagtTGTAACTCATAACGTAATTGAAAATCCGAGTTACTTGGATGTaagaatttattgtgataatgGACAATGATTGTTTCAGATAATTTCTCCCTTCCACATTGAATAAAAGAAACTAACAACAATGTAATAACCCTTTAAAGTTTATTCACCAAAATCAAGGaaatgattttctatttttaatgcATTTTTAAGTGCATTACCTATTATATTCGTTttagttttctcttttttatatGCATTTTCTCTCTATGTTATCATAACTAATCTTTTTCTATTCATATTGATTAATTAAGagtataattgaaaaaaaaatattactttaaaataataaataaaaataaacaacttttttttatcaaaaactGACAACTAAGAAGAAACAATAgactaccaataaaaaaaaacacttgttGCAAAAACAAGTTACCGTGAAACTTccaaaagttaaaacaaaacaCATCAATGACATGAATAAAACAGTGTTTGCATTCAACTGCATGATATAAAGTTGCAAGAAAACCAATGATGTTCTAGAGATGATGCAACAGATTCATACCTATGGACCTTGACATTGCCAAGACACCAAGAACTCGATATCCTTTCCAATGTATGACTCTTCCTCCTGCAGCTTCTATCCTTGCCCGCTCGTCCTCTCTATTTGGCTGCAAAACAGGAAGTTAAGTTACCTCTATCCGCCAACTTCAGCTTCTAATATAAATTCATCAAAATACTATGAAACTAGAATGAAATGCCTTACTTTGTGGTCAGAAGACAGTGGCATGGCTTCTTTTCCACGGTATAAGACAGTTCTTGAATCTCCACAATTTGCAACTATTATGAGGGTTTCACTTAAAATAGCGACCACTGCAGTGGAACCAGCAGTCTCAGCAGCAACGGGTTCAATATGAGACTCAGATCCACCACTGTTGTTTCCATTATTACTTGCACCAGTTCCTCCAACCTCATCATCTACTCTCTGAAAACAATTCATGAATGCTTTCTTCCAATGGTCCTGCCAATCATCCCTCCCATTTGTTTCAGCCAAACTTGATTGTGCAGCCTCTATCTCCTCAATCAATACTGAATGAAGACGTTCCTGGCAGTAGTTAGCAACCTATCACAACAGCACCCCATCAGTGAAACATTAATTTCAACAATACAATTTGTATGATTTGGCAGTATTTCTAAGGCATACCTGAAGGCCCCCATGTCCATCGTAGACGGCGAAAAAGTGGGCTAGTGACTGTTTTTCGTTCTCATTTACGTGGTCATTCATCAGCATCTGTGAAGGAACTTGAAAAAGTTGaggcttaacagaaataacatCTTCCATCTCCTGTCTCATTCCGCAAATTGATGAATAACCCCACAGAGGGCCACTATTCGATTCCAAAGCATTTTTGTTGCTTGTTGTCCATGTTTTATTCTCCCCACGCAACTGGTCAAGAAGCACAGCAGATAATTTAGGATCAGACTCATCAGATCCACTTTGATCCTCACTAGTAATGTCCATTGCAACAGAAACTGTGTTTTCCACTGGCTTCATTGATGGACACGGCTCGTTTGCTCCAGACATGCCATGAACATCATCATTAACATTCATGGTGATTGGTGATTCTGTTTCAGAATAACTAGCCTTCAAAGGCACAGCTTCCTCCCTACAAGAATCACTTTGGCCATTAGCCACAGAGCTTGAATTATGTAGACAGTGAAAATCCACAGCTACCATTACTTCATCTTCCTTTCTAGCCTTGTGATGGGTTTCATTCAAAACCCAATTACTCTCACATTCAATAATCATTTCTGAGAGAAGGGCATCTCCAACTTGATTCTCCTTTACCTCCGCAGATACCGTAATCTGGTGCTGCAGACTAACATCTGCATGGCTTTCACTTCCAACAGAATATGACTGACAACACTCCACTGCAGGATTTAACATCAAAGCAGCCGCTGCAGTATTTGCCATAAGCTTCAGCCCTGTTATCTCCATGTGAGTTGTCACAGCAGACTCTTTTTGAATCAAATTTCCAACACCAAGTGTAAAAGGTACTGCAACACTCGAAGATATTTCCTCCATTTACTTTGCCTTGTAGCAATAGTCTTCTTATCCTTCAGTATCCAATAAGTTGCTATCCCTTTAACCACTTTTTCCACCCTTTTCCCTCAAGCCTCCTTTCTATTGTATAATTCCAATCGGCATCAAAACACCAACAAGGCTCCTACCGCAAGAAATTTAAGAGGTTGAAAACCAACCCCCTAAGAAATCAGTCAAATAATACAGTGCAATAAAACTCAATCCTAAGGTTCTATTATTCGCTTAGGGCATCAAAGACTAGAACAAAATAAACGATCCACAAGATCCTTTCTGAAATCACCTGTTTTAGATTTTATAAGCCAAGAGCACACAATTGATGACCCAAAACCTTTTATTCCTTCCTCTGTACGAGAACCCTGGAAAACCAGACAACAAATTGTATAAGAAACCAGCAGCAGCAAATATTTGACAACGTCAATGCCTTGTCTCTCTCTAGCAAAGGGAGACAAGGGAAATGGGGTCACTGGAAGCGAAAAAATAGCTAAGAAATAATAGAGGTTTCCTAGATCTGAGGCAAGTCACCCCAGCCACTGAAATTTCCTTTCCCTGGTTTCACCTCTTCTGTACCTTTCATGCAAGCCTTCACCACCACCCACCCTCCAAATGAATAATCATATCAAACCAAAGGCAAATAATTTCGGTCACGTCAACTCATACCCACTCTGTGCCTTCACCATCTATGCTCAAACTATGCCTAGATTCCATCTCTAAAGTGTACTCAGTTTAATTAACATCTACAAATAAGAAAAGGGACATAACATTAATTGAGCAACACGAGTCCTGAGTTATTTACCTTCACAAACAGTGATgaaaagtgagagaagggaagGAGGAACAGAAACCTTAACAAACTATATGCAGTAGGAACACAGTAATTCATTCATCAGTTTTCATTTCAGACAAATAaaatagagagagagaaagagagagagaagagtttcagcttttgaaaaataaattattacgcAACAGATGactatgttttatttttttatttaattttataattttctttggaaacaaaaagaaaatgcaGAAACAAAAAGTAAATGAATTATGAGCAGGCTTTGGATTTCTTCCTCTGAGGGTCGACACGTAGCCCTttgtttttgtgaaaaataatataaaaaaagggTTGAGTTTTGTTACATCGTTTCCCAAGGAAAGGaaccttttttatatttttgttgttgaatCCACCAATACAAGATTAAGACGTGGAAGTCATTCCAATCTCAGTCTCTCTCATCCATTATGGACTTTACTATCTTTTCCAAATCTGCTGTCTTTTTATACTCTTATTCATTCTTCATCAAACCTTGAATCAACCACAACATTATTTTTCCCATTTTAATTGGAAAAACCACGCACGGAAACTAGAGGGCCAGTACGAGGAAGCCACGTCGGCGTCTCAATCGAGAACCTAAGTTCCTAGGTAGATTACATGTACGAAACAACTTCTAACATAATAATACCAAAATAGACTGTAATAAAgcattttttgttattatttttactttatcgagctattttactattttttggctgtctgttttttctttttgtttatgTTACTTGAAAAAATCTATTTTGATTTGCCACTATTCATTTTTTAACATAATcacctttaaataaataaatatttccatttttataaatgtatgcagtttttttaaataagaaaaaatctAAAAGAATATTGTACCGTTCTAGATTTGATCAGACATATACCTATTAAAGACAAGTCGGATATATTTCATTTCGGCTTTGATGAATGTTCGCACACATGTGTTCATCAAAGTTTTGGTTTGATTTTAACTTGACCTTTTTTACTTAAAAACTCATACTACTCTTTAAGATAAATGTATCGAACGGTTGGACTtagttacaaatattttttacaaaccTTTTCACGTCTCTCACTCGACTCAAGGCTAGGGGGGTTGTGTAGCGTCCTGGATTTGATTAGACATATACCGATCAAAGCCCAAGTTGGACTTATTCCATTTCGGCCTAAAACATGAGAAAGTCCATGACGAAATAAAATTAACCATGATTTTTTAGACTATAATTATAAACTCCCACATTATGGTagtgtaataatattaatttagataaatatattatgGGAATTAATCTTATTAAAGTACACTTAACGTGATTTTAATGCACAATATTTTGAATGCTCTGATTTACCTGCACAATGTCCCTGGTTATATTGAATAAATGTTTTGATTTACTTATGTAATAGTGTCACATTAATATGCCACATTAAAATCAGGAGAAATAGTGTCAAAGATACAAGCCCGTTAAGACTTATAAATAGATGACCACTCACAGATATTATCTCAACTCGAATTTTAGcactatatttaatatatacacaaaacaaaatttgatgctctttttgacttgagcgttgTAGTATTTTCTACAAGTGGAGTTTCCCTCATTCATTGGAGGCTAAATCATTGGAGCTTGAAGGGAGATCAAAGGGAGACCACTCGGACCCCATCCAGATTCCGACCGATCTTGTTTTGACGAGAACATTTGACACCAACGGTTCCTACTACCATCACTCACTTAgaatacattattttaatattaattttacttttaataagatatattttttatcacaattttaactattgattttgaaaaaaaaaatgagagctGCAATTATCAATGAagaatgt encodes:
- the LOC137807203 gene encoding mitogen-activated protein kinase kinase SIPKK-like, giving the protein MKKGNLGLGLKLSVPVSDQSNFAKFLTESGTFKDGDLLVNRDGVRIVSQSDVEAAPPIKPTDDQLTLADVDVIKVVGKGNGGVVQLVQHKWTSQFFALKVIQMNIEESMRKQIAQELKINQQAQCPYVVVCYQSFYENGVISIILEYMDGGSLADLLRKVKTIPEPFLAAICKQVLKGLVYLHHEKHIIHRDLKPSNLLINHIGEVKITDFGVSAIMESTSGQANTFIGTYNYMSPERINGNLRGYNYKSDIWSLGLILLECALGRFPYTPEDQSESWESIFELIETIVDKPPPIPPSEQFSTEFCSFISACLQKDPKNRLSAQELMEHPFVNLYDDSEVNLSSYFSNAGSPLATL
- the LOC137807202 gene encoding protein phosphatase 2C 50-like, yielding MEEISSSVAVPFTLGVGNLIQKESAVTTHMEITGLKLMANTAAAALMLNPAVECCQSYSVGSESHADVSLQHQITVSAEVKENQVGDALLSEMIIECESNWVLNETHHKARKEDEVMVAVDFHCLHNSSSVANGQSDSCREEAVPLKASYSETESPITMNVNDDVHGMSGANEPCPSMKPVENTVSVAMDITSEDQSGSDESDPKLSAVLLDQLRGENKTWTTSNKNALESNSGPLWGYSSICGMRQEMEDVISVKPQLFQVPSQMLMNDHVNENEKQSLAHFFAVYDGHGGLQVANYCQERLHSVLIEEIEAAQSSLAETNGRDDWQDHWKKAFMNCFQRVDDEVGGTGASNNGNNSGGSESHIEPVAAETAGSTAVVAILSETLIIVANCGDSRTVLYRGKEAMPLSSDHKPNREDERARIEAAGGRVIHWKGYRVLGVLAMSRSIGDRYLKPWIIPEPEVNIVRREKNDQCLILASDGLWDVMTNEEACEVARKRILVWHKKFGENGATGLGEGADPAAQSAAEYLTKLAIHRGSQDNISVIVIDLKAQRKIKRKP